CATACCTGCCAATTTACATATCaatgtttaaaatgttaattcaGCCTCTAAATACTTGCATCAAATGAGGGATTTGTATTACATTGTAACATAATATACCAGACCACACTTTAATTTAGAGTGCCAGCAATATTTTGTGgacaccctttgcatgaaaagcTCTGTACATTGTGTGTGCACTCTTGTGAAGGATCCAGTCTGTGTGGCATTCAGGTTGTGTTAGCTTCTGTTTGCTTGAAACTATATGGGATTCAGTCTGTGTGAGACATCACTGCTGTAGGGACTGAGATGCAGTCTACCTGAAATGCCTTTCTATGGAATTCTATCTACACAGAATGTAGTTGCAGCAGAATCCAACCTGTGTGGAGCGTTGTTACTCTGGCATGTCTGTGTAGGTTCGAATCTGTTTGGAATTTAATCTTTCTGTTATTTAGCCCGTGTGGGATTCATTCTGTTTCGCATTCTCTCAGCCTGGGGTGCATTCTGTACCGGACTTAGGACATGTTCCACGTTGTAGTGATGCTGCATTGTGTTAAGCCGCCCAACCAATTCAATGTTTGAGGCAGAATTGCAGAGTTACTCATATGTACAGGACTAGTAGGTGGTGACACCTCCCGTCCCACCCCAACACCCAGACCTTTTCATACATCCCGACAGTCAACGTAAATTTCAGCCCAACTTCTCCCTgaacagggactggctcccgtaCACTGGGGCCGAGGTTCAAGAGGAAGCCAAAGTTTGAAATTCGGTTCATTGGCTCATTGCGGAGTGTGTTGCGATGCACTCTATCGCACAATCCGTGAACAAACACATGCTTAAATACTCACTGGGTAACGGCTGACTAGGATAGCTCTCACAGGAAGGATATTTGCAGCTAGCAGACAGAGCTTGCTCAGGAGCCGGTCTGGCTGACATTCTCCGTAGGTTGCAGAACTTCAGACTCCACCAGGGATTGATGTCCGTCGCCGTCTGTGGGTCTCATTCTCAGGTTTATGGACCCATAGGTCTTTCTGGCTCTGCCACTGACCATAAAGTTCCTTCTCCCGTACAACTCACCTTTGCAGATAGACACCATGAGTAATAAGGAAAGCAGCATGCCTCCCAGTGTCAGCAGCCCCAAGCCAGCGATGATGCATTTGTCCAAGTGAGACCCTAACAAGGCGTAATGTAATTCTAGCCTCTCCATCTCCCGGGCTGTCACCGTGTCCGGATCCACCTTAGACTCCCTCGGGATGGCATAGGCGATAACCACCAACGTGATACCGGCCACAAGGAACACCAGCGCCACTGTGAAGCCATAATCAACCGGCTGGGCTGCTCCCTCGGACTCCGGCTCCTCCTCGGAGCGGGGCGACGTCTCCTGGGTTCTGTCCCGGTTGCTGTGGGGGGGCACAGCCCCAGCCCCGTGCCCCGTGTCGTTGGCCGCGGGTGAGTTGCTGAACGAGGTCTCCTGCTCGCCGCCGAGTCGCGGAGCTGTCCGCGGTGCTGAAAGCTCCCGGCTCCAGCCGCCGTTCCCTCTCAACTCCAGCCGGGAGCTGGGGGCTATGTCACCGGCTTCGGTGCTCCTCACTTGCAGGGGGTGATAGCACTCCGCAGACGCCATTGGAGCCCGTTTGCCGTGTACATCCCAGCGATGCTTAACTGCAATAAACCCTGCAACGGGAGGTAAGGCGACAGCTCAGTGAGTTAAAACGCGGAGTCACATCAGCTGTGGAAACATTCCCAAAACAAACCCTTTACGCCGGGGGAAAGAGCCAGATGTCATAGAGTAATATCCCGGCCTTTGATCCCTCCGCTGCAGCGAGACAGGTGGCTACACAAATTCACCAACTTAGAGACAGAAGACACGAACACCCGGTGTTAACACACACACATCTGACAAATTCATGGGAACGGCTATGGACACTTGATATTTCTCTCTCATTAAAATTCATTGATGGGCAGCAAGACTCTTCAACTCCATCTCCCCTATAAACTACAACcctggtggggggtgggagggggttggGGTTGATGTCCTAAAACACCGATGTCCAATTTCTCTGAGTCTAAACATTGTAATCGCAGCCTGTTCCCCCGCCCCGCCCCCTTTATATCTCGCTGTGTCTCAATCTCTGGAGTGCCCTGTATTAAGGAAAGCTTTATctcaccacccaccaccccctaGGATTTCCATTAACTATCCTCCTTccacccaacacttcccccccgCCATTCCCCTTCACCTATTTCCTGGAATCTGTCTTCGTTTCCCAAAAGGAATATTTTGCTGCTTCCCTCGTGTTTCGTCGCTTTAAACCCTCACCGGGTGCGCCCCGTCCATCGCCTGATCTCCTTCAAACTGACTCCAAGAGCAAAAGACGCGGGGTGGGGAGGGGCAGGGGAAGGGAGGGGGTCAATGATGGAGGTGAAATCTTCTGTCCTTTATTCCATGATCAATAGTAAACTCTGTCTGAAAGGCGGCCTACAATAAGGCAATAGTGGGGCCGGAGGGCAGCCTAATATCGCTGAGTGATTGGAGCAGACAGTGATGTTCCTTTTAGAGCCCATCACAGTGACCCGGCCCTTTGTCCTACCCGACACACAGCCTTCCTCCCACTCACTGAAGACGTAGTATTCAAAGTTTCTCGCCTGCTGTGATTCCAACAATGATGTATTCAATGCAAAACAGATCAGTGAGTTCGGCGGAAGCCTGATTGATAGATACCTGGATGAGATTAATTTTGCCCAAATTTCAAATTTAGGTTCTGGATTTCGGAGAGCGTCGACAattggagaaattgaaagagaaggagagagcacagagagaaagagaggacgGACActgtgagggggagagggaagacggagactgggagggagggagaggacacagagagagagagaggacagagactgggagggagagagaggacacagagagagagaggacagagactgggaggaagagagaggacagagagggggagaagacagagactgagagagagagacgacagagactgggagaggaagaagacagagactgagagagagggaggacagAAACTGTATAATGGCGTCTTGTCACCACAAGCGAGCCGACGCTGGGCTGGGTTCAGGCCATTGATCAGGAAGCAGGGGCGGTGACTTGTGTATCCAGTAAAGCCGGGGCCCCAGGCCGGACCAGAAACAGCCAGAGTCGGTGTAGAGCTCCCTCCGAATTGTTAACGGCTGTCCCAGGCAATGCGCACACTCGGTGGCAATAAGGTGCAGTAACTTCATTGCGACCGGCAACTTGCCTCATTCATTTGTCAAAAAGTGACGGGTTACAGTGAGCTGCAAGGCTGTATAACAAGCGAGCTATCCGCCTGCACGGCATCCCAGCTACATTTTGGAGGGTTCTGCTGCTTCCTGCTCTTTTAACTGTTCTCACCCTCCAGGAAGCAGAGACGCTGCCGACAGGCGCTTCCCAGCTCCCAGCCGCCCGAGGGTTCCGAATGGGAAACATCTGAGGTTGGCAAACTGCAGTC
Above is a window of Stegostoma tigrinum isolate sSteTig4 chromosome 19, sSteTig4.hap1, whole genome shotgun sequence DNA encoding:
- the tmem74b gene encoding transmembrane protein 74B, whose amino-acid sequence is MASAECYHPLQVRSTEAGDIAPSSRLELRGNGGWSRELSAPRTAPRLGGEQETSFSNSPAANDTGHGAGAVPPHSNRDRTQETSPRSEEEPESEGAAQPVDYGFTVALVFLVAGITLVVIAYAIPRESKVDPDTVTAREMERLELHYALLGSHLDKCIIAGLGLLTLGGMLLSLLLMVSICKGELYGRRNFMVSGRARKTYGSINLRMRPTDGDGHQSLVESEVLQPTENVSQTGS